The Rhododendron vialii isolate Sample 1 chromosome 5a, ASM3025357v1 genome contains a region encoding:
- the LOC131325959 gene encoding steroid 5-alpha-reductase DET2, producing MSSDQTLFHYSLLSLLLSGPPTALSLLFLQAPYGKHRRPGWGPTIYPPLAWFLMESPSLWLTLLLFPLGRHHSNPRAQTLISLFLLHYLHRAIIYPLKIHFRTHERKPTGGFPVTIAAMAFAFNLLNSYLQARWVSHYADFGSDGWFWWRFPGGLAVFAGGMAANVTADMVLLRLKGEGGGYRVPRGGWFEVVSCPNYFGEVVEWLGWALMTWSWAGLGFFLFTCANLVPRARANHKWYLEKFGEDYPKNRKAVIPFVY from the coding sequence ATGTCCTCGGACCAAACCCTTTTCCACTacagcctcctctctctcctcctctccggCCCCCCCAccgccctctctctcctcttcctccaGGCCCCCTACGGCAAGCACCGCCGTCCGGGGTGGGGCCCCACCATCTACCCACCTCTCGCCTGGTTCCTCATGGAAAGCCCCAGCCTCTGGCTAACCCTCCTCCTCTTCCCTCTGGGCCGACACCACTCCAACCCAAGAGCCCAAACCCTAAtctccctcttcctcctccactACCTCCACCGCGCCATCATATACCCACTCAAGATCCACTTCAGAACCCACGAACGGAAACCCACCGGCGGTTTCCCGGTCACCATCGCCGCGATGGCCTTCGCGTTCAACCTCTTGAATTCCTACCTCCAAGCCAGGTGGGTGTCTCACTACGCCGACTTCGGGAGCGACGGGTGGTTCTGGTGGCGGTTTCCCGGCGGGTTGGCGGTTTTCGCAGGCGGTATGGCGGCGAACGTGACGGCGGACATGGTTTTGTTGAGGCTGAAGGGGGAGGGCGGGGGTTATAGGGTGCCCAGGGGAGGGTGGTTTGAGGTGGTGAGCTGCCCGAATTATTTCGGGgaggtggtggagtggttgGGCTGGGCCTTGATGACTTGGTCTTGGGCCGGGCTcgggttttttcttttcacgTGTGCCAACTTGGTGCCCAGGGCACGTGCGAATCACAAGTGGTATTTGGAGAAGTTTGGGGAGGATTATCCCAAGAACAGGAAAGCTGTTATTCCATTTGTATATTGA
- the LOC131327904 gene encoding uncharacterized protein LOC131327904, producing MWNALAEIGDSEFVPEEFDVTEKTKDTSASNIKSKEVKYFPYLPEGIVFDILVKVAARHLHKDFRLVCKAWKGMISTTDFIFANAIQTKPILLVQGINSRDPPRFNVKEMELAEKQLHYRLRVLEAMNLVTKCCVTLPKCPSDCPHLRCRVALGYDSRTNKYKVVHVYADLFGFEIFTIGGSYNEWKRVCGPWKDAHHERPFDLDFYWSDPILTNKRFMHWFVDSNDYFISMDVSEEKFFKMRLPAGCGKAINRHKYHLMEFDGNLALAHNVSPTQIDIWILGDFHGQDWFRQHSILAESTKYTTSTDSSSCKNHENGFPNLSKLVPLGGIRNGEVLTFTGSSTNSCIYRYETNRREMKKFKLTVKNLETLIPHRSTLCHR from the exons ATGTGGAACGCACTCGCTGAAATTGGTGACTCTGAATTCGTTCCGGAAGAATTTGATGTCACGGAAAAGACCAAGGATACATCCGCGAGCAACATCAAGAGCAAAGAAGTGAAGTACTTCCCTTATCTTCCTGAAGGTATCGTCTTTGACATTCTTGTTAAAGTGGCAGCAAGACACCTTCACAAAGATTTCCGGCTAGTGTGTAAAGCATGGAAAGGAATGATCTCGACGACTGATttcattttcgcaaatgccatCCAAACGAAACCTATACTATTGGTACAAGGCATAAACTCAAGGGATCCCCCGCGTTTCAATGTAAAAGAAATGGAATTGGCAGAAAAACAGCTTCACTACAGACTAC GGGTGCTAGAAGCCATGAATCTTGTGACCAAGTGCTGTGTAACACTCCCTAAATGTCCTTCAGATTGTCCACACCTGCGTTGCAGGGTAGCGTTGGGATATGATTCTCGTACCAACAAGTACAAAGTGGTGCACGTTTATGCTGATTTGTTTGGTTTCGAGATATTTACCATAGGCGGTTCTTATAACGAATGGAAACGTGTTTGTGGGCCGTGGAAGGACGCACATCATGAGCGACCCTTCGACCTCGATTTCTACTGGAGCGACCCAATATTGACAAACAAGCGATTTATGCACTGGTTTGTCGATTCAAATGACTACTTTATCTCTATGGATGTAAGCGAGGAAAAATTCTTCAAGATGCGGCTTCCTGCTGGTTGTGGCAAGGCAATAAACAGGCACAAGTATCATTTGATGGAGTTTGATGGGAATCTTGCTTTGGCACACAATGTTTCCCCTACTCAAATTGATATCTGGATTCTGGGAGATTTCCATGGTCAAGATTGGTTCAGGCAGCACAGCATTCTAGCAGAGTCGACAAAATATACGACATCGACTGATTCTTCATCGTGCAAAAATCACGAAAATGGTTTCCCTAATCTCAGCAAACTTGTTCCTCTTGGAGGTATAAGAAATGGTGAAGTTTTGACGTTCACTGGTAGCAGTACGAATTCGTGCATTTATCGGTACGAAACAAATCGCAGAGAGATGAAGAAGTTCAAACTCACAGTTAAGAATTTGGAGACCTTGATACCCCATAGAAGCACCCTTTGTCATCGGTAG